One Streptomyces sp. ML-6 genomic region harbors:
- the dprA gene encoding DNA-processing protein DprA — protein MAPGPGPGAGAGVSDSERLARAALTRILEPGDERGGRWLRECGAVELLRRITAGDGTAERLSGMTPKRLAGYRLRAEGVEPERDLSAVAGAGGRFVCPGDREWPTQLDDLGDTRPTGLWVRGPRDLRLWALRSVAVVGARACTPYGSHMAASLGAGLAELGWVVVSGAAFGVDGAAHRGALSVGGATMAVLACGVDVAYPRGHAELIGRMAQQGLVIGELPPSDHPTRSRFIQRNRVIAALTRGTVVVEAEYRSGSLVTARNAQRLGRFTMGVPGPATSALSAGVHELLRGEGVLVTDASEVAELVGDIGELAPVRHGPVHPRDRLDEVSARVLDALPFRGATSGRDVARVAGTSTDEALGRLYELHSLGFVERHGDGWQLTPWPTRDGDARRGGT, from the coding sequence GTGGCGCCAGGGCCAGGGCCGGGGGCGGGCGCGGGGGTGAGCGATTCGGAGCGGCTGGCGCGGGCCGCCCTGACCCGAATTCTGGAGCCGGGAGACGAGCGGGGCGGCCGGTGGCTGCGCGAGTGCGGTGCCGTCGAACTGCTCCGGCGGATCACCGCCGGGGACGGCACCGCAGAGCGATTGAGCGGGATGACCCCGAAACGGCTGGCCGGATACCGGCTGCGGGCCGAGGGAGTGGAACCGGAGCGGGACCTCTCGGCGGTGGCCGGCGCGGGGGGACGGTTCGTCTGCCCCGGCGACCGGGAATGGCCCACCCAGCTCGACGACCTCGGGGACACGCGGCCGACCGGTCTGTGGGTGCGGGGGCCCCGCGACCTGCGGCTCTGGGCGCTGCGCTCGGTCGCCGTGGTCGGTGCCCGGGCCTGCACGCCGTACGGATCGCACATGGCCGCGAGCCTCGGCGCGGGGCTCGCGGAGCTGGGGTGGGTGGTCGTGTCGGGCGCGGCCTTCGGGGTGGACGGCGCGGCGCATCGCGGGGCGCTGTCCGTCGGCGGGGCGACGATGGCGGTCCTCGCCTGCGGAGTGGACGTCGCCTACCCCCGGGGACACGCCGAACTGATCGGGCGGATGGCGCAACAGGGTCTCGTCATCGGCGAATTGCCGCCGTCCGATCATCCCACCCGCAGCAGGTTCATCCAGCGGAACCGGGTCATCGCCGCGTTGACGCGGGGGACGGTCGTGGTCGAGGCCGAATACCGCAGTGGCTCACTGGTCACCGCGCGCAACGCGCAGCGTCTCGGCCGTTTCACGATGGGTGTGCCCGGCCCGGCCACCAGTGCGTTGTCCGCCGGGGTCCATGAACTCCTGCGCGGGGAGGGCGTCCTGGTGACCGACGCCTCGGAAGTCGCCGAACTGGTGGGTGACATCGGCGAACTCGCCCCCGTCCGGCACGGTCCCGTGCATCCCAGGGACCGGCTGGACGAGGTCTCCGCCAGGGTCCTCGACGCACTGCCGTTCCGGGGCGCCACCAGCGGGCGCGACGTGGCCCGGGTGGCCGGAACCAGCACCGACGAAGCACTCGGCAGACTGTACGAACTGCACTCACTGGGGTTCGTCGAACGACATGGCGACGGATGGCAGTTGACGCCGTGGCCGACCCGCGACGGCGACGCACGGCGAGGCGGTACTTGA
- the trmD gene encoding tRNA (guanosine(37)-N1)-methyltransferase TrmD, with the protein MRLDVVTIFPEYLEPLNVSLVGKARARGRLDVHVHDLRHWTHDRHHTVDDTPYGGGPGMVMKTEPWGEALDDVLGGGYETGAHSPVLVVPTPSGRPFTQELAVELSEQPWLIFTPARYEGIDRRVMDEYATRMPVVEVSIGDYVLAGGEAAVLVITEAVARLLPGVLGNAESHRDDSFAPGAMANLLEGPVYTKPPVWRGREIPEVLLSGHHGKIARWRRDEAFRRTALNRPDLIERCDAAGFDKKDREMLSILGWAPEPDGRFWRRPGAVEE; encoded by the coding sequence ATGCGCCTCGACGTCGTCACGATCTTCCCGGAGTACCTGGAACCGCTGAACGTCTCGCTCGTCGGCAAGGCCCGCGCGCGCGGCCGGCTCGACGTCCACGTGCACGACCTGCGCCACTGGACCCACGACCGGCACCACACGGTCGACGACACCCCGTACGGCGGCGGTCCGGGCATGGTCATGAAGACCGAGCCGTGGGGCGAGGCGCTGGACGACGTCCTGGGGGGCGGGTACGAGACCGGGGCGCACTCCCCGGTGCTGGTGGTGCCCACGCCCAGCGGCCGCCCGTTCACCCAGGAACTCGCCGTCGAACTCTCCGAACAGCCGTGGCTGATCTTCACGCCGGCCCGCTACGAGGGCATCGACCGGCGGGTGATGGACGAGTACGCGACCCGGATGCCGGTCGTCGAGGTCTCCATCGGCGACTACGTGCTGGCCGGCGGGGAAGCCGCGGTCCTGGTGATCACGGAGGCGGTGGCCCGGCTGCTGCCCGGCGTGCTCGGCAACGCGGAATCGCACCGGGACGACTCCTTCGCCCCCGGCGCGATGGCCAATCTGCTGGAGGGCCCCGTGTACACCAAGCCGCCGGTGTGGCGCGGCAGGGAGATCCCCGAGGTGCTGCTCAGCGGCCACCACGGGAAGATCGCCCGCTGGCGGCGGGACGAGGCGTTCCGCCGCACCGCCCTCAACCGGCCCGACCTGATCGAGCGCTGCGACGCCGCGGGGTTCGACAAGAAGGACCGCGAGATGCTCTCCATCCTCGGCTGGGCACCGGAACCCGACGGCCGATTTTGGCGCAGGCCCGGAGCCGTGGAAGAATAG
- the lepB gene encoding signal peptidase I: MAVGARSGHDEPEDRSGNTDNVESAGAADRAQSDADAPDGGRAQKKPRSFWKELPLLIGIALVLALLIKTFLVQAFSIPSDSMQNTLQRGDRVLVDKLTPWFGAEPERGEVVVFHDPGGWLENTETPEPNAVQKFLSFIGLMPSAEEKDLIKRVIGVGGDVVECKKDGPVTVNGKALDDQSYIFEGNSSCNDEPFGPIKVPEGRIWVMGDHRQNSLDSRYHQELPGNGTVSNDEVVGRAVVVAWPVNRWATLPIPETFEQPGINAAMGLAPGALGLAGAVPLVLWRRRRLTSGRTAG, from the coding sequence TTGGCGGTCGGCGCACGATCCGGACACGACGAACCCGAGGACCGGTCGGGCAATACGGACAATGTCGAGTCCGCCGGAGCGGCGGACCGCGCGCAGAGTGACGCGGACGCTCCGGACGGCGGCAGGGCCCAGAAGAAGCCGCGCTCCTTCTGGAAGGAGCTGCCCCTGCTCATCGGCATCGCGCTGGTTCTCGCGCTGCTGATCAAGACGTTCCTGGTGCAGGCGTTCTCGATTCCCTCGGACTCGATGCAGAACACGCTCCAGCGGGGCGACCGGGTGCTGGTCGACAAGCTGACCCCGTGGTTCGGCGCGGAGCCCGAGCGCGGCGAGGTCGTGGTCTTCCACGACCCGGGGGGCTGGCTGGAGAACACCGAGACCCCCGAGCCGAACGCCGTGCAGAAGTTCCTGAGCTTCATCGGGCTGATGCCGTCCGCCGAGGAGAAGGACCTGATCAAGCGGGTCATCGGGGTCGGCGGCGACGTCGTGGAGTGCAAGAAGGACGGCCCGGTCACGGTCAACGGCAAGGCCCTGGACGACCAGTCGTACATCTTCGAGGGGAACAGCTCCTGCAACGACGAGCCGTTCGGGCCGATCAAGGTGCCCGAGGGCCGGATCTGGGTGATGGGTGACCACCGGCAGAACTCCCTCGACTCCCGCTACCACCAGGAGCTGCCGGGCAACGGCACGGTCTCCAACGACGAGGTGGTCGGCCGGGCCGTCGTCGTGGCGTGGCCGGTCAACCGCTGGGCGACCCTGCCGATCCCGGAGACCTTCGAGCAGCCGGGGATCAACGCGGCGATGGGCCTGGCCCCGGGTGCACTGGGCCTGGCCGGGGCGGTGCCGCTCGTGCTGTGGCGTCGCAGGAGGCTGACCAGCGGGCGTACCGCCGGGTAG
- the rplS gene encoding 50S ribosomal protein L19 produces the protein MASLLDDVNAASLRTDIPAFRPGDTVNVHVRVIEGNRSRIQQFKGVVIRRQGAGVSETFTVRKVSFSVGVERTFPVHSPIFEKIELVTRGDVRRAKLYYLRELRGKAAKIKEKRDN, from the coding sequence ATGGCTTCCCTGCTCGATGACGTCAACGCCGCGTCGCTGCGCACCGACATCCCGGCGTTCCGCCCCGGTGACACCGTCAACGTCCACGTCCGAGTGATCGAGGGCAACCGCTCCCGTATCCAGCAGTTCAAGGGCGTCGTCATCCGCCGCCAGGGCGCGGGCGTCAGCGAGACCTTCACGGTCCGCAAGGTCTCCTTCAGCGTCGGCGTCGAGCGCACCTTCCCGGTGCACAGCCCGATCTTCGAGAAGATCGAGCTCGTCACCCGCGGTGACGTCCGCCGCGCCAAGCTGTACTACCTCCGTGAGCTGCGCGGCAAGGCCGCGAAGATCAAGGAGAAGCGCGACAACTGA
- the lepB gene encoding signal peptidase I yields MSGTGRTGDGRGRLGSMLSGLAVAVGCVLFLGGFAWAAVVYKPYTVPTDSMSPTVQAGDRVLAQRIDGGEVRRGDVVIFTDPAWGNMPMVKRVVGIGGDRIACCGRDGRLTINGKPVEESYLRAKDPASGENFTAEVPQGQLFLLGDERRSSLDSRVHLTDPGHGSVPRGSVQARVDAIAWPMDGMIERPRAFAAFPGGVSSPGPLKLQLTAVGVGVVLILGGAAYGPVAARAARRERERTAAGAH; encoded by the coding sequence ATGAGTGGAACAGGACGTACGGGAGACGGCCGCGGCCGGCTCGGCAGCATGTTGTCCGGGCTGGCCGTGGCCGTCGGCTGTGTGCTCTTTCTCGGCGGGTTCGCGTGGGCGGCGGTGGTGTACAAGCCGTACACGGTGCCGACCGACTCGATGAGCCCGACGGTGCAGGCCGGCGACCGGGTGCTCGCGCAGCGGATCGACGGCGGCGAGGTGCGCCGCGGCGACGTGGTGATCTTCACCGACCCGGCCTGGGGCAACATGCCCATGGTGAAGCGGGTGGTGGGGATCGGCGGCGACAGGATCGCCTGCTGCGGCAGGGACGGCCGGCTCACGATCAACGGCAAGCCCGTTGAGGAATCGTATCTGCGGGCGAAGGACCCGGCCTCGGGCGAGAACTTCACGGCGGAGGTGCCCCAGGGACAGCTCTTCCTGCTGGGGGACGAGCGCAGGTCCTCGCTGGACTCCAGGGTCCATCTGACCGACCCCGGGCACGGCTCCGTCCCGCGCGGCTCGGTGCAGGCCAGGGTGGACGCCATCGCCTGGCCGATGGACGGCATGATCGAGCGCCCGCGGGCATTCGCCGCCTTCCCCGGCGGGGTGTCCTCGCCCGGCCCGCTGAAGCTCCAGCTCACCGCCGTCGGGGTGGGCGTGGTGCTCATCCTGGGAGGTGCGGCGTACGGCCCGGTCGCGGCGCGTGCGGCGCGCAGGGAACGCGAGAGGACGGCCGCCGGTGCGCATTGA
- the lepB gene encoding signal peptidase I, with the protein MGNRGRDRGGPEPDAGTPPADGDGPRTARSLPTRAERRKLARRVKRRRRRSALREIPLLVTVALLIALVLKTFLVQAFVIPSGSMEQTIRIGDRVLVDKLTPWFGSRPQRGDVVVFKDPGDWLLQENADKGDPPVVVKQVKQALTFVGLLPSDDEQDLIKRVIAVGGDTVKCCGEDGRISVNGVPLDEPYLHPGNQPSLIKFEVKVPPGRIFVMGDHRSDSADSRYHLDEPGHGTVSEDEVVGRAVVIAWPFSHWRRLERPDAFGSIPDARAGTAAASGPSHSVSSRNLNGMIPLPTPAELPLVMGVVGLHRLGRGRWHGVRSGCGGFGGRRTIRTRRTRGPVGQYGQCRVRRSGGPRAE; encoded by the coding sequence ATGGGTAACCGCGGCCGCGACCGGGGCGGCCCCGAACCCGACGCCGGAACACCGCCGGCGGACGGCGACGGGCCGAGGACCGCGCGCTCCCTGCCCACCAGGGCGGAGCGGCGCAAGCTGGCCCGCCGGGTCAAGCGACGGCGGCGCAGGTCGGCCCTGCGCGAGATACCGCTGCTCGTCACCGTGGCGCTGCTGATCGCGCTGGTGCTCAAGACCTTCCTGGTGCAGGCGTTCGTGATCCCTTCGGGATCGATGGAGCAGACCATCCGGATCGGCGACCGGGTGCTGGTGGACAAACTGACGCCCTGGTTCGGCTCCCGGCCCCAGCGCGGCGACGTCGTGGTCTTCAAGGACCCGGGCGACTGGCTGCTGCAGGAGAACGCCGACAAGGGAGACCCGCCCGTCGTCGTCAAACAGGTGAAACAGGCACTGACCTTTGTCGGCCTGCTGCCCTCCGACGACGAGCAGGACCTGATCAAACGGGTGATCGCGGTGGGCGGCGACACGGTGAAGTGCTGCGGCGAGGACGGCCGGATCAGTGTCAACGGCGTACCGTTGGACGAGCCCTATCTGCATCCCGGCAACCAGCCCTCCCTCATCAAATTCGAAGTAAAGGTTCCGCCCGGCCGGATCTTCGTGATGGGCGACCACCGGTCCGATTCGGCCGATTCGCGCTACCACCTGGACGAGCCCGGACACGGCACGGTCTCCGAGGACGAGGTCGTGGGGCGGGCCGTGGTGATCGCCTGGCCCTTCTCCCACTGGCGGAGACTGGAGAGACCGGACGCATTCGGCTCGATCCCGGACGCGCGCGCCGGGACGGCCGCCGCGTCGGGCCCGTCGCATAGTGTGTCGTCCCGGAATCTCAATGGAATGATCCCTCTCCCGACCCCTGCGGAACTCCCGCTCGTTATGGGAGTGGTGGGCCTGCACCGGCTGGGTCGCGGGCGGTGGCACGGAGTAAGGAGTGGATGTGGGGGATTTGGCGGTCGGCGCACGATCCGGACACGACGAACCCGAGGACCGGTCGGGCAATACGGACAATGTCGAGTCCGCCGGAGCGGCGGACCGCGCGCAGAGTGA
- a CDS encoding TetR/AcrR family transcriptional regulator: MAEHRTMQRGALLDAARSLLSEGGTEALTFPALAERTGLARSSVYEYFRSRAAVVEELCAVDFPVWAAEVESAMEQATTPEGRIEAYVRRQLDLVGDRRHRAVVAISASELDAGAREKIRAAHGGLIAMIVEALGDLGHEQPRLAAMLLQGSVDAAVRRIELGVAEEPEVIADTAVAMILRGVQGVQGVRG; encoded by the coding sequence GTGGCCGAGCACCGGACCATGCAGCGCGGCGCCCTCCTGGACGCCGCCCGCTCCCTGCTGTCCGAGGGAGGTACGGAGGCATTGACCTTCCCCGCCCTCGCCGAACGCACGGGCCTCGCCCGGTCCTCTGTCTACGAGTACTTCCGCTCCCGCGCGGCCGTCGTCGAGGAGCTCTGCGCCGTCGACTTCCCCGTCTGGGCGGCCGAGGTCGAGAGCGCGATGGAGCAGGCCACCACGCCCGAGGGCAGGATCGAGGCCTACGTACGCCGACAGCTCGACCTCGTCGGGGACCGTCGCCACCGGGCGGTCGTCGCCATTTCGGCGAGCGAGCTGGACGCCGGGGCGCGCGAGAAGATCAGGGCCGCGCACGGCGGGCTGATCGCCATGATCGTCGAGGCGCTCGGCGATCTGGGCCACGAACAGCCGCGACTGGCGGCGATGCTGCTCCAGGGTTCGGTGGACGCCGCGGTGCGACGCATCGAACTGGGCGTGGCCGAGGAGCCGGAGGTGATCGCGGACACCGCCGTGGCCATGATCCTCCGGGGCGTGCAGGGCGTGCAGGGCGTACGGGGCTGA
- a CDS encoding DUF2469 domain-containing protein — translation MSAEDLEKYETEMELKLYREYRDVVGLFKYVIETERRFYLTNDYEMQVHSVQGEVFFEVSMADAWVWDMYRPARFVKQVRVLTFKDVNIEELNKSDLELPGG, via the coding sequence ATGAGCGCCGAGGACCTCGAGAAGTACGAGACCGAGATGGAGCTGAAGCTCTACCGGGAGTACCGAGACGTCGTCGGTCTGTTCAAATACGTGATCGAGACCGAACGGCGCTTCTACCTCACCAATGACTACGAGATGCAGGTGCACTCGGTTCAGGGCGAGGTGTTCTTCGAAGTGTCGATGGCGGACGCCTGGGTCTGGGACATGTACCGGCCCGCCCGCTTCGTCAAGCAGGTACGGGTGCTGACGTTCAAGGATGTCAACATCGAGGAGCTCAACAAGAGCGACCTCGAACTTCCGGGGGGCTGA
- the whiG gene encoding RNA polymerase sigma factor WhiG, giving the protein MPQHTSGSDRAAVPPAARGTVRPPAPSSLDELWRSYKSTGDERLREQLILHYSPLVKYVAGRVSVGLPSNVEQADFVSSGVFGLIDAIEKFDIERAIKFETYAITRIRGAMIDELRALDWIPRSVRQKARAVERAYATLEAQLRRTPSEAEVASEMGIALEELHAVFSQLSLANVVALEELLHVGGEGGDRLSLMDTLEDTAADDPVEVAEDRELRRLLARAINTLPEREKTVVTLYYYEGLTLAEIGNVLGVTESRVSQIHTKSVLQLRAKLADAGR; this is encoded by the coding sequence ATGCCCCAGCACACCTCCGGGTCTGACCGTGCGGCAGTACCACCGGCTGCGCGTGGCACTGTGCGCCCTCCCGCCCCCTCCTCGCTCGACGAGTTGTGGCGTTCGTACAAGTCCACGGGTGACGAGCGCCTGCGGGAGCAGCTGATCCTGCACTACTCGCCGCTGGTGAAGTACGTCGCGGGCCGGGTGAGCGTGGGCCTGCCTTCCAACGTCGAGCAGGCGGACTTCGTCTCCTCGGGGGTCTTCGGACTGATCGACGCGATCGAGAAGTTCGACATCGAGCGCGCGATCAAGTTCGAGACGTACGCGATCACCCGCATCCGCGGCGCGATGATCGACGAACTCCGGGCGCTGGACTGGATCCCGCGCTCGGTGCGCCAGAAGGCGCGGGCCGTGGAACGCGCCTACGCCACGCTGGAAGCGCAGTTGAGACGCACTCCCTCCGAGGCGGAGGTCGCCTCGGAGATGGGTATCGCGCTCGAGGAACTGCACGCGGTTTTCAGCCAGTTGTCATTGGCCAACGTGGTCGCCCTGGAGGAGTTGCTGCACGTCGGCGGCGAGGGCGGCGACCGGCTGAGCCTGATGGACACGCTGGAGGACACCGCCGCCGACGACCCGGTGGAGGTTGCCGAGGACCGCGAGCTCAGACGACTGCTCGCCCGGGCCATCAACACGCTCCCGGAGCGGGAGAAGACAGTCGTCACGCTTTACTACTACGAGGGCCTCACCCTCGCCGAGATCGGCAACGTGCTCGGGGTCACCGAGAGCCGGGTCAGCCAGATCCACACCAAATCCGTGCTGCAACTGCGCGCGAAGCTGGCCGACGCCGGACGCTGA
- the lepB gene encoding signal peptidase I, producing the protein MDTETKPSERDPACEPDPGTEERSRSLRVPGGPGGWMTWRRTAVLGALCTGFVLLLSHFVVQPFLIPSGSMEPTLRIGDRVLVNKLAYRFGAVPHRGDVVVFDGTGSFVQEAPQENPVAGVAHSVASSLGLVQSAETDYVKRVVGVGGDRVVCCDSRGRLEVNGRAVAEDYLYPGDIPSRAPFDIVVPDGTLWMMGDHRSNSRDSRDHLGEPGGGMVPVDMVIGRVDWIGWPPSRLGSLPDSAAFGAVRAPGRGHG; encoded by the coding sequence ATGGACACGGAAACAAAGCCCTCGGAGCGCGACCCCGCCTGCGAACCCGACCCGGGTACGGAGGAGCGGTCGCGCTCCTTGCGTGTTCCGGGCGGGCCGGGTGGCTGGATGACATGGCGGCGGACCGCCGTGCTCGGGGCCCTCTGCACGGGGTTTGTGCTGCTTCTCAGCCACTTCGTGGTGCAGCCCTTCCTGATCCCGAGCGGCTCGATGGAGCCCACGCTGCGGATCGGGGACCGGGTGCTGGTGAACAAACTGGCGTACCGTTTCGGCGCGGTGCCGCACCGCGGTGACGTGGTGGTCTTCGACGGCACGGGGTCCTTCGTGCAGGAGGCCCCGCAGGAGAATCCCGTCGCCGGCGTGGCGCACTCGGTGGCCTCGTCCCTGGGGCTGGTGCAGTCAGCCGAGACCGACTACGTGAAGCGGGTGGTGGGGGTGGGCGGCGACCGGGTGGTGTGCTGCGACAGCCGGGGCAGGCTCGAGGTGAACGGCCGGGCGGTCGCCGAGGACTACCTGTACCCGGGGGACATCCCCTCCCGGGCCCCCTTCGACATCGTCGTCCCCGACGGCACGCTGTGGATGATGGGCGACCACCGGAGCAATTCCCGCGACTCGCGCGACCATCTGGGGGAGCCGGGCGGTGGCATGGTCCCCGTGGACATGGTGATCGGCCGGGTGGACTGGATCGGCTGGCCGCCGAGCCGGCTGGGTTCGCTGCCGGACAGTGCCGCCTTCGGCGCCGTACGCGCGCCGGGCAGGGGCCATGGGTAA
- a CDS encoding YraN family protein, with protein MNARGALGRYGEDLAARLLAGAGMSVLERNWRCRAGEIDIVAMDGDVLVVCEVKTRRAGAFEHPMAAVTPVKAGRLRRLAGIWLDRHGGPPPGGVRIDLVGVVLPRRGAPVAEHARGVA; from the coding sequence ATGAACGCACGGGGGGCACTCGGGCGGTACGGCGAGGATCTGGCGGCACGGCTGCTGGCCGGGGCCGGCATGTCCGTACTGGAACGGAACTGGCGTTGTCGCGCCGGTGAGATCGACATCGTCGCGATGGACGGCGACGTCCTCGTGGTCTGCGAGGTGAAGACCCGCAGGGCCGGGGCCTTCGAACACCCGATGGCGGCCGTGACCCCGGTCAAGGCGGGGCGGCTGCGGAGGCTGGCCGGAATCTGGCTCGACCGGCACGGCGGCCCGCCGCCCGGCGGGGTCCGGATCGACCTGGTCGGAGTGGTGCTGCCCAGGCGCGGAGCCCCCGTGGCCGAGCACGCGCGGGGGGTGGCCTGA
- a CDS encoding NUDIX hydrolase, whose amino-acid sequence MRIERRKAARVVLLDPDDRILLMHGFEPDDPQNTWWFTPGGGLEGDETREAAALRELVEETGITDVELGPLLWRRMCSFPFDGRRWEQDEWYFLARTKQTATDTSGQTGLERRSVVGLRWWTSDELSVARETVYPTRLAELLRTLLDEGPPSAPLVLDPEIA is encoded by the coding sequence GTGCGCATTGAGAGACGGAAGGCCGCCCGGGTGGTGCTCCTGGACCCCGACGACCGGATCCTGCTGATGCACGGCTTCGAACCGGACGATCCGCAGAACACCTGGTGGTTCACCCCCGGCGGCGGTCTGGAGGGCGACGAGACGCGGGAGGCCGCCGCGTTGCGCGAACTCGTGGAGGAGACCGGGATCACCGACGTGGAACTGGGCCCGCTGCTCTGGCGACGGATGTGCTCGTTCCCGTTCGACGGCCGACGCTGGGAGCAGGACGAGTGGTACTTCCTGGCCCGTACGAAGCAGACCGCCACGGACACCAGCGGCCAGACCGGACTGGAACGGCGCAGCGTCGTGGGGCTGAGGTGGTGGACCTCCGACGAACTGTCGGTGGCGCGTGAGACGGTGTACCCGACCAGGCTCGCCGAGTTGCTGCGCACGCTGCTCGACGAGGGGCCCCCGAGTGCGCCGCTGGTTCTGGACCCCGAAATCGCCTGA
- a CDS encoding YifB family Mg chelatase-like AAA ATPase: protein MGFARACSVALVGVEGVVVEVQADLEAGVAAFTLVGLPDKSLVESRDRVRAAVVNSGAEWPQKKLTVGLSPASVPKGGSGFDIAVACAVLGAAERIDPASIADVVMIGELGLDGRVRPVRGVLPSVLAAAEAGYRQVVVPEQTAGEAALVPGVAVLGVRSLRQLIAVLCDEPVPDEREGHEEGRPDTMLAGLMVPGAGIGTGLARRAGAGEGHAPDLADVAGQERPRKALEVAAAGGHHLLLSGPPGAGKTMLAERLPAILPTLTRKESLEVTAVHSVAGILPPGEPLVSRPPYCAPHHSATMQSLVGGGNGMPRPGAVSLAHRGILFLDEAPEFSVRALDALRQPLESGHVVVARSAGVVRLPAKFLMVLAANPCPCGRHGVGGAGCECPPSSVRRYQARLSGPLLDRVDLKVVVDPVKREDLLAGGDRGESSASVAVRVQEARARAAERLAGTGWSTNSEVPGHELRTRLAAAPGALLEAERDMERGMLTARGLDRVLRVAWTVADLRGADRPDASDVAVALELRTGVPRGSLARAGAS, encoded by the coding sequence ATGGGGTTCGCACGGGCCTGTTCGGTGGCGCTGGTCGGCGTCGAGGGCGTGGTGGTGGAGGTCCAGGCGGACCTGGAGGCGGGGGTGGCGGCGTTCACCCTGGTGGGGTTGCCGGACAAGAGCCTGGTGGAGAGCCGGGACCGGGTCAGGGCCGCGGTCGTGAACTCCGGGGCCGAGTGGCCGCAGAAGAAACTCACGGTGGGCCTGTCGCCGGCCTCCGTGCCCAAGGGCGGTTCGGGGTTCGACATCGCCGTGGCCTGTGCGGTGCTGGGGGCGGCGGAGCGGATCGACCCGGCGTCCATCGCCGATGTGGTGATGATCGGAGAGCTGGGACTGGACGGCCGGGTGCGGCCGGTGCGGGGCGTGCTGCCCTCCGTGCTGGCCGCGGCGGAGGCCGGATACCGCCAGGTGGTCGTGCCCGAGCAGACCGCGGGGGAGGCGGCGCTGGTTCCCGGCGTCGCCGTCCTCGGGGTGCGGAGTCTGCGGCAGCTGATCGCCGTGCTCTGCGACGAGCCGGTGCCCGACGAGCGGGAGGGGCACGAGGAGGGACGCCCCGACACCATGCTGGCCGGGCTGATGGTGCCGGGCGCGGGCATCGGCACCGGGCTCGCCCGGAGGGCCGGAGCGGGCGAGGGACACGCGCCGGACCTGGCGGACGTGGCGGGACAGGAGAGGCCCCGCAAGGCCCTGGAGGTGGCCGCGGCGGGCGGGCACCATCTGCTGCTCTCGGGGCCGCCCGGCGCGGGCAAGACCATGCTGGCCGAGCGGCTTCCGGCGATCCTGCCCACGCTGACCAGGAAGGAGTCCCTGGAGGTGACCGCGGTGCACTCGGTGGCGGGCATCCTGCCGCCGGGGGAGCCGCTGGTCTCCCGCCCGCCGTACTGCGCACCGCACCACTCGGCGACGATGCAGTCCCTCGTCGGCGGCGGCAACGGGATGCCGCGGCCCGGCGCGGTCTCGTTGGCCCACCGGGGAATCCTCTTCCTGGACGAGGCGCCGGAGTTTTCCGTGCGGGCACTGGACGCGTTGCGCCAGCCGCTGGAGTCGGGGCACGTGGTGGTGGCGCGCAGCGCCGGGGTGGTGCGGCTGCCCGCGAAGTTCCTGATGGTGCTGGCCGCCAACCCCTGCCCGTGCGGCCGGCACGGGGTCGGCGGTGCCGGTTGCGAGTGCCCGCCGTCGTCGGTCAGGCGGTACCAGGCGAGACTCTCCGGACCCCTGCTGGACCGGGTGGACCTGAAGGTGGTCGTCGATCCGGTCAAGCGCGAGGACCTGCTGGCGGGGGGCGACAGGGGCGAGTCGTCGGCCTCCGTCGCCGTCCGGGTCCAGGAGGCCAGGGCACGCGCGGCGGAGCGGCTGGCGGGCACGGGATGGTCCACCAACAGCGAGGTGCCCGGCCACGAGCTGCGGACCAGGCTGGCCGCGGCACCCGGCGCGCTCCTGGAGGCCGAGCGGGACATGGAGCGGGGCATGCTCACCGCCCGGGGGCTGGACCGGGTGCTCAGGGTGGCGTGGACGGTCGCCGACCTGCGGGGCGCCGACCGGCCGGACGCGTCCGACGTCGCGGTGGCCCTGGAGCTGCGCACCGGGGTGCCGCGGGGTTCCCTGGCCCGGGCCGGGGCGTCATGA